In Candidatus Defluviilinea gracilis, the genomic window CCGTTACGAAGGCTACGAGCGCACTATTGATACGCATATCAAAAACCTGCGCGGCAAAATAGAAAACGATCCGCGCGCGCCGCAATATGTCGAAACCGTGTACGGTGTTGGCTATCGATTCAAAAGAGAATAAGTGTTATGCGCTCCATCTCCTCGAAATTAATTCTGGCATTCCTCAGCATCGGCATCCTCAGCATCGTCATCATCGCCGTTACAGCCACATGGAACACGCGCGCCGAGTTCATCCGCTTTCTCAACGATCAATCACAAACGGACACGATCAGCGAGCTTTCGAACTATCACCTTGAGAACGGTTCATGGGACGGGTTGCAAATAGATTATTTTTCAAATCAACCCAAACCGGGCTACGGACCCGGCCCGAATCACGCACATGCAAAATCCTTTGCGTTGGCAGATGCAAACGGCGTAGTGATCCTCTCGAACGGAAAATACAGACCCGGCGATACACTTTCACCCTCTGACCTTTCGGCGGGAACCCGGCTGACCGAAAACGGAACTGTGATCGGTATCTTCGTCCCAATGAGCACACCGTATCAAGGTCAACCGCGCGAACTCGAATTCATCGAACGGATCAATACCACGCTATTTTACGGCGCGCTCATCGGTGCAGTCTTTGCGTTAGGATTGGGCATTTTCCTCTCGCGCACGATCACGCGTCCCATCCGCGAACTGACCCAAGCCACACACGCGGTTTCGGAGGGCGATCTTTCGCAACAGGTCACGGTCCGTTCCCACGATGAACTGGGTGAACTTGCCAAAGCCTTCAACAAAATGAGCGCGGAACTGTTGCGCTCGGTCAACGCCCGCAAACAAATGAC contains:
- a CDS encoding HAMP domain-containing protein, which produces MRSISSKLILAFLSIGILSIVIIAVTATWNTRAEFIRFLNDQSQTDTISELSNYHLENGSWDGLQIDYFSNQPKPGYGPGPNHAHAKSFALADANGVVILSNGKYRPGDTLSPSDLSAGTRLTENGTVIGIFVPMSTPYQGQPRELEFIERINTTLFYGALIGAVFALGLGIFLSRTITRPIRELTQATHAVSEGDLSQQVTVRSHDELGELAKAFNKMSAELLRSVNARKQMTADIAHELRTPLSLILGHAEAVHDGVLPPTKENFEIIREEAARLEHLVNDLRTLSLADAGELTINLQIIEPDRLIQEVASLYQFETQKKNISLELDIASPLPTVEVDPARITQVLTNILDNALRHTPEGGSIVLSANQAGDHVD